A DNA window from Arachis hypogaea cultivar Tifrunner chromosome 18, arahy.Tifrunner.gnm2.J5K5, whole genome shotgun sequence contains the following coding sequences:
- the LOC112772023 gene encoding uncharacterized protein: protein MKLREEGRERNAVAHPRVEIEREQAVPLPPRVAVVNAQSSLPFYHETRSPEERKGRRHRQGSLPSQLPSPLATATNADHPCAASQAEPRPGESASHSHRWRRRSARGEGEATAVAGTSSPRRRRARHNLCRRQSDLLCHRAVEEKAIQSHRIGETERSTAEPEFSHRVQPHLRRRCRLDRNYRRQKGVSGRRECRCRRRELHLCDSDHQGWSCDFRNCCRSSGLSFCHLRPCCRRRKSLPLIHRSFWPPPELLPGLFEIAAASFR from the exons ATGAAATTGAGggaggaggggagagagaggaacGCCGTCGCACATCCAAGGGTGGAGATCGAGAGAGAGCAAGCCGTGCCACTGCCACCACGGGTTGCCGTCGTTAACGCCCAGTCGTCTCTACCTTTTTATCACGAAACAAGGAGCCCAGAGGAAAGAAAGGGGCGGCGCCACCGCCAGGGCTCACTGCCGTCGCAGTTGCCGTCGCCCCTTGCTACTGCCACCAACGCCGATCATCCTTGCGCAGCGTCACAGGCAGAACCGCGACCTGGAGAGAGCGCGAGCCACAGCCACCGATGGAGAAGGAGGAGCGCGCGCGGAGAAGGTGAAGCCACCGCTGTCGCCGGCACCTCCAGCCCGCGTCGCCGCCGAGCGCGCCATAACCTCTGCCGCCGCCAATCTGATTTGCTCTGCCACCGTGCCGTTGAGGAGAAGGCCATCCAGTCACACCGAATAGGTGAGACAGAGAGATCTACGGCTGAGCCGGAGTTCAGCCACCGTGTCCAGCCGCACTTGCGTCGCCGGTGCCGCCTTGATCGGAACTACCGCCGTCAAAAAGGGGTTTCAGGCCGCCGCGAGTGTCGCTGCCGGAGAAGAGAGCTGCATCTCTGTGATTCTGACCACCAGGGATGGTCCTGTGACTTCCGGAATTGCTGCCGGAGCTCCGGGCTGAGcttctgccacttgagaccctgCTGTCGTCGCCGGAAAAGTTTGCCG ttgatccaccggagcttctggccgccgccggagctgttACCGGGCCTGTTCGAAATTGCAGCTGCTTCGTTTCGCTAG